The following coding sequences lie in one Phragmites australis chromosome 8, lpPhrAust1.1, whole genome shotgun sequence genomic window:
- the LOC133926624 gene encoding nudix hydrolase 21, chloroplastic-like: protein MAAVMVARQGRELQRYSDSTGGRVVVGCIPYRVRADNGEVEVLVISSQKKGTAGGVLIPKGGWELDESMDEAAQREAMEEAGVAGEVAGPALGRWWYRSRSYDATYEGIVLPLRVTRELERWPEMNARRRAWVTAAEAIGRCPHWWMREALQRFADRLDAAATAETMLLGSAL, encoded by the coding sequence ATGGCAGCAGTGATGGTGGCGAGGCAGGGGCGGGAGCTGCAGCGGTACAGCGACAGCACGGGCGGGCGCGTCGTGGTGGGCTGCATCCCGTACCGCGTGCGCGCGGACAACGGCGAGGTGGAGGTGCTGGTGATCAGCTCGCAGAAGAAGGGCACGGCGGGCGGCGTGCTGATCCCCAAGGGCGGGTGGGAGCTGGACGAGTCCATGGACGAGGCGGCCCAGCGCGAGGCTATGGAGGAGGCTGGCGTGGCCGGCGAGGTCGCGGGCCCCGCGCTGGGCCGGTGGTGGTACCGGAGCCGGAGCTACGACGCGACGTACGAGGGGATCGTGCTCCCGCTGCGCGTCACGCGGGAGCTGGAGCGGTGGCCCGAGATGAACGCGCGCCGCCGGGCGTGGGTCACCGCCGCGGAGGCCATCGGCCGGTGCCCGCACTGGTGGATGCGCGAGGCGCTCCAGCGGTTCGCCGACCGCCTCGACGCCGCCGCCACAGCGGAGACGATGCTGCTCGGCTCTGCCCTGTAA